The Vicia villosa cultivar HV-30 ecotype Madison, WI linkage group LG1, Vvil1.0, whole genome shotgun sequence genome includes a region encoding these proteins:
- the LOC131631773 gene encoding zinc finger CCCH domain-containing protein 34-like: protein MERYGRVNEGSQSDPTPEWTVAAGEATNEGYGLVGVESYPLRPDEADCIYYLRTGFCGYGLRCRFNHPRDRGAVIGAARIAGEYPERVGQPVCQYYVRTGSCKFGASCKYHHPRQTAGATAPVSLNHYGYPLRVGEKECSYYVKTGQCKFGVTCKFHHPQATGVQTGVQLLAPSPAPQVTPLSMPVQAPIYQTVQPPPGPSQQQYSVLVARPPLLHGSFVQGPYGPLVVSPTMVPFQGWSPYHQAPAASPVLPSSAPLSVVPPQIYGITQLPSPTTVFTGQYQPSGSSAGPSGSSQTQKEHSLPERPDQQECHHYMKTGECKFGSSCRYHHPRDTGAPKVIFSPAGLPLRPGAQPCTHYTQRGICKFGSACRFDHPIGSLSYSPSASSLADMPVAPYPVGSSIGTLAPSSSSSELRPELALGSSIESASSRMSSSMSTSTALAGLTLSTVLPVSLSSSQPSAQSSSSLATPSATTSSTVPHTSS, encoded by the exons ATGGAACGGTACGGCCGAGTGAATGAAGGGTCGCAATCTGATCCGACGCCGGAATGGACTGTTGCTGCTGGTGAGGCCACGAATGAAG GGTATGGATTGGTGGGTGTTGAATCGTATCCTCTGCGGCCTGATGAAGCTGATTGTATCTATTATTTGAGGACGGGTTTTTGCGGTTATGGTTTGAGGTGTCGGTTTAACCATCCACGTGACCGTGGCGCG GTTATTGGAGCTGCGAGGATTGCAGGGGAGTATCCGGAACGAGTTGGACAGCCAGTGTGCCAG TATTATGTAAGGACCGGATCGTGCAAATTTGGTGCTTCATGCAAGTATCACCATCCTAGACAAACAGCAGGAGCTACTGCCCCCGTGTCGCTAAATCATTATGGATATCCTTTGCGAGTG GGTGAGAAAGAGTGTTCCTACTATGTGAAAACAGGACAATGCAAGTTTGGTGTAACTTGTAAATTCCATCATCCACAGGCCACCGGTGTCCAAACCGGTGTCCAATTGCTAGCACCATCACCAGCTCCCCAAGTTACACCTCTGTCTATGCCAGTTCAGGCACCAATTTATCAAACTGTACAGCCTCCACCCGGTCCTTCACAACAACAATACAGTGTCCTGGTCGCGAGGCCACCTCTGCTGCATGGCTCGTTTGTCCAGGGTCCCTACGGGCCTTTGGTAGTGTCCCCCACCATGGTACCTTTTCAAGGTTGGAGCCCTTATCATCAG GCTCCAGCAGCAAGTCCTGTACTTCCTTCGAGTGCTCCGTTGAGTGTTGTTCCACCACAGATTTATGGGATAACTCAGCTACCTTCACCGACAACTGTCTTTACTGGACAGTATCAGCCTTCTGGTTCCTCAGCTGGTCCTTCAGGCAGTAGTCAGACTCAGAAGGAACACTCATTACCCGAAAGGCCTGATCAGCAGGAATGTCATCATTACATGAAAACGGGGGAGTGTAAATTTGGTTCTTCATGTAGATATCATCATCCGCGGGACACAGGTGCACCAAAAGTGATCTTTAGTCCTGCCGGTCTTCCTCTGCGCCCG GGGGCACAACCTTGCACTCATTATACGCAGCGTGGAATTTGTAAGTTTGGATCTGCATGCAGATTTGATCATCCTATAGGATCCCTGAGTTACAGTCCATCTGCTTCTTCCCTAGCTGATATGCCGGTTGCACCCTATCCCGTTGGTTCCTCCATTGGCACCCTTGCTCCATCATCCTCATCATCCGAGTTGAGGCCTGAACTTGCCTTAGGATCCAGCATAGAGTCCGCTTCATCCAGAATGTCATCATCAATGAGCACATCGACTGCATTAGCTGGATTGACTTTATCGACTGTTCTACCGGTTTCTCTATCAAGTAGCCAGCCATCTGCTCAGAGTTCCAGTTCTTTAGCAACTCCCAGTGCCACCACAAGTAGCACTGTTCCTCACACCTCAAGCTAA